The region TCCAGTTCTGGTGGGAGATGGTGTGATGGTTCCAGCCCTTTCTAAGGGGTATCTTAGGCTTTTGGGTTTCCCTGGTGTTCCCCCAAAGCAGCACCCTCACACCCACCTCTGCTTTGGCAGCCCAAACCCACCTGTATGGTGCCACCGATGACACACAGCCCGGTGAGCACCGAGAGCGTGGAGGacgatgaggatgaggatgagaaGAAGAAGGTTTGTCTACCTGGCTTCACGGGGCTGGTGAACCTGGGCAACACCTGCTTCATGAACAGTGTCATCCAGTCCCTGTCCAACACCCGGGAGCTGCGTGACTACTTCCATGGTGAGCACAGACCAGGAGTCCCCAGAGCCCTGCACTCAGATGGTGCAGCCAGAGACCACCCTGAGCTCCTGCATCTCTTACAGATCGGTCCTTTGAGTCGGAAATCAACTACAACAACCCGCTGGGGACGGGGGGCCGCCTGGCCATCGGATTTGCCATGCTGCTGCGGGCGCTGTGGAAGGGCACACACCATGCCTTCCAGCCCTCAAAATTGAAGgtagggctgcaggcagcagcagagccgagcaggagctgctgagggtcCTCTATGGGTACCTACCTACCCTGTTAGTGCCACAGAGAGTGAGGATGCGCATGGTGCAGCTAGGCTTTGTGTGTGGAGCAGTGGTGCTGCTGGCCAGCCCTGACTATGTGCTCCTTCAGGCAATCGTGGCCAGCAAAGCCAGCCAGTTCACTGGCTATGCCCAGCACGATGCTCAGGAGTTCATGGCCTTCCTGCTCGATGGACTGCATGAGGACCTCAACCGCATCCAGAACAAGCCCTACACAGAGACTGCTGACTCAGATGGGAGGCCTGATGAGGTGAGGATGGCCTTCACCTGGgagagcagccccagcctgggTGGTTCAGTGTGTTGCTAAGCCCTTTCTCCCTGCAGGTTGTAGCTGAGGAGGCCTGGCAGCGGCACAAGATGAGGAACGACTCTTTCATTGTGGACCTCTTCCAGGGCCAGTACAAATCCAAGCTGGTGTGCCCAGTGTGTTCCAAGGTAGGACAGCTCTGGAGTCTCTGTCCCTGTCCTGGCCATACAGCAGGCTCCTGACCCTCAGAAAGCACAGTTCACAGGGCAATGCTGAGGTGGCCCCAGTGATTTTGGCCCCAAGCACTTCCCATAACTGAGTGTGTTCCTTCATCTGCAGGTATCCATCACCTTTGACCCATTCCTGTACCTCCCGGTGCCCCTTCCTCAGAAGCAGAAAGTGCTGACTGTGTACTACTTTGCAAAGGAGCCGCACAAGAAACCCATTAAGGTAAAGGACATTATCTACTCTGGTGGGGACGGAGCCTGAGAGTGCTCCTGGAGGTGCCCAAGGCAGCTGGTCCTGTGCCAGCAGGCTAAGCCTTGTGTTAAGCAAGGCCCACGCATGCCTTGGTGTGGTGTGACTGATGTGGTGCTCTTTTGGTGGCAGTTCCTCGTGAGTATCAGCAAGGAGAATTCCAGTGCCATGGAGGTGCTTGACTCGGTGGCCCACAGTGTGCGCGTGAAACCAGAGAACCTGCGCCTGGCAGAGGTGAGAGTGCTCACGGGCTATTCTTGTGGGTGCCCCAattcccacagcactgcagggaacATGGTTACTGACAGTAACTTGTCCATATGCCATATGTCCATGGGATGGATTGTTGTGGTTGGCAGTGTCATGCACAGGGTGCTACTGGGCAGATCAGGAGGGCAAGGGATGTCCATCCTCCCTTGACAGGGTAgggagctgagcacagcaccGCTGTGGTGCTGCTGTCCCACAGCTCACTGTAGGGCTGAGGCTTCCTGAGGAGAGGAAGCGTGGGACAGCCCtcacacagccctgctctgctttcctggcaGGTGATCAAGAATCACTTCCACCGCATGTTCCTGCCGTCCAACTCACTCGACACAGTCTCCCCCACGGACCTGCTGTTCTGCTTCGAGGTGCTGTCCCCAGAGCTGGCCAAGGAGCGGGTGGTGGAGCTGCAGGTCCAGCAGGTAAGAGGGGTAACACTGAGACTAGTTGTGAGGCTGAGCAGGAGGGGGGAGAGCTGCAGCAAGGGTGACGAGCTGCAGTGAGCACCGATGCCCACCGAGGCTGCCTTGTCCTGCGCAGGTGCCCTTCCCTGCCCAATGGGTCCTTTTCTCTTGCAGCGTCCACAGGTGCCCAGTGGCCCCGTGGCCAAGTGTGCAGCCTGCCAGAAGAAGCAGCTCTCGGAGGATGAGAAACTCAAGCGCTGCACGAGGTGCTATCGAGTCGGTTACTGCAACGTGTGAGTTGGCTGCCAGGGAGGGAGGGTCTCCTGCTTGGAAGGGCTGGATGGGATTGTTCATCCTCCACCATGTGGGATGGAAAGGAGCCAGTCTGGCTCATGATGCTCCCCTCATCCCCACTGTACCCCTCTGGCCTTGTGCTCTTGCCTGGGCTGGTCACGGTGCTGGGTTCAGCAGGGGCTGTATGTGTTACAGGGCATGTCAGAAAACACACTGGCCAGACCACAAGGCTTTGTGCCGCCCCGAGAACATCGGTTTCCCCTTCCTCATCAGCGTGCCCGAGTCCCGCCTCACCTACGCCCGCCTGGCCCAGCTGCTGGAGGGCTACGCAAGGTGAGGGTGCAGGGAAGGAGGGTGCCCCTGCCCCAgagccctgtgcctgccccacTCTGACTCCCACCTTCTTGCACAGGTACTCAGTCAGTGTGTTCCAGCCTCCATTCCAGCTGGCACGGATGTCACCGGAGCAGGGCCTGCAGCCTTTGCTCCCGGACAAGCTGGAACCCCTGCCCAAGAGCAGTTGTGCATCAGCCACCCCTGCCCCTGAGCTGGAGGACGGGGACAGGActtccagcctcctgcaggagcCCCCACTTTCACCAGCTGTGCCTGAGCTGCACCCAGAGGTGAGAGATACCAGCACTGTCCGGAGCAAGGTCCTGGCAGCCAGGAGTTCCCCGCTGAGCCTGGATTCAGGCTTCCCTGAGCACGTGGAGTCGCAGGGCGATAGCTGTTGCGAGAAGGAGCCGTCCTATGAGCGAGCCCTGAAGCCAGAAGGTAAGAAGTGCTACAGTGCTCATCATGGCTGTGCCAGGAGCCTGGGCTGCCCCAGGACAAAACAGAAGCAATTCTCCCTTCTTGGGGTGACCTTCCACCACAGTATCTGCTGTGAGCTGGGTTTGGGGACATAAACGAGGCCCTGGGAGCTGTGTTTTGGCAGCACTGCCCCACCTGAAATGCCTTCCTGCCCACGCTCTGCCttgccctggggcagcaaagCCGAGACCTGACGGGGCTGGAGCGCGCTGTGTTGCGGTggaaggggtggggaggaaggtaGAGGGTGGCAGCAGCCTCCCATGGGAGGGCCAAGCCCCTCCGGGCTGCGAGCGCAGCGCTTCCCTCGCTGTGACTCAGCTGCACGGGAGCAGCCTCTCGCTCCGCTTGCCTGTCACGTTTTCCAGCCACTCGTCTGGGGATGGCAGCAATGTGCAGCGAAGGGGCAAGGCAGAGGAGCACAGCTTGCCAGGGGCAGGCGCCTGCTAAAAATAGTCAAGGACACGGGGCACGTGGTTGTGTCCCTGCAAGGCCGTAGCATGtgaggtgggggtggggggactGCGAATTCTTGGCCCCTACGCAGGGCAGACAAGGCAGTGCCACCAcagagctgtccctgcctgcccacagctgccatCCCTGGGTACCAGCACACTCCAGACTCGCTGAGCGCCCGCGCCACACAGTTCTACATCAACAAGATCGATGCTGCCAACAGAGAGTACAAGCTGGAAGATAAAGGTGAGCTCAGGGCTGTGGGAAGTGCCACCTTCGCCCCTCATGGCCTCTAGCAGCAGCTGCCCAGCACAAAATGAACTCAGATGGGATGGTGGCCCCCAGGCTGGATCTGGCATAGGGGAGGGCATGGCTCTGCTGTATAGAGCTTGGAAGCTCTTCTCTGCCATaacattcctgctctcctcAGCAAATAGATCAATTCCCTTCAATCTGCTGTATCCACAGAGGGTCTGTGATCTCTGAGTCACCTCTTGTCTGAATGGGATGTTCTCATCCAGTGCTGGCTATGTAGGTGCTGCCAGCCTTGTCCACTGCTGTTTGTGGATTCTGCTGCCCTGGGGTGGTGAACCTGGCCATAGGGTCCCTTCTGGCAGCAGTGTGTGACTGCTGTATCGAGCTGGGATTAGCAAGCATCTAGCCCCAACAAAGTGGCTTGGCCCAGCCTTGTGGGGCAGGCATGTGAGGTATGTGACCCCTCTGCAGGTGACACCCCCCTGGAGCTGACAGATGACTGCTCCCTCGCCCTGGTGTGGAAGAACAATGAACGCCTCAAGGAGTTTGTGTTGGTGGAATCGAAGGAGCTGGAGTGCATGGAGGACCCAGGCTCAGCCAGCGAAGCAGCCCGCGCTGGCCACTTCACCCTGGAGCAGTGCCTCAACCTCTTCACCAAGCCCGAAGTCCTGGCCCCAGAGGAAGCGTGGTGAGGACAGCGGCAGGGTGGGTTCCAGTCTGGGGGTCCAGGCACCAGTGGGGGTTTCCCAGGAGCTGCCTGGAcctgcacactgctgctgctggcaggcaggagcGCTGGGGAGGCCATAAGCCAGCAGGGAACAATGCCAGCGCTCTGCAGGACAGTGCTGCCTGATCCTGGCAAGGGAGGCTGAGACTTCCTGCATCCCCTCTTGTGGGGGACCTTGGGGGTGACCTGAGGCTCTCCCCACACCGGTAATGAGGTCGTTCTTCCCCTAGGTACTGCCCCAAGTGCAAGCAGCACCGTGAAGCCTCCAAGCAGCTGATGCTGTGGCGGTTGCCCAATGTCCTCAGCATCCAGCTCAAGCGCTTCTCCTTCCGTAGCTTTATTTGGAGGGACAAGATCAATGACATGGTGGACTTCCCTGTCCGGTGAGAGCCTGGGGAGGGGGACAAGGTGCCTAGGTTGGCACTGCCTATGCTGCTGTGCTAATGCTGGTCAGTCCCTGACTGTCCCCATGTCTCTCCCCAGGAACCTGGACCTgagcaagttctgcattggCCAGAAGGGCGAGCAGCAGCTGCCCGTGTATGACCTGTATGCTGTGATCAACCACTACGGAGGCATGATCGGGGGGCATTACACAGCGTACGCCCGCCTGCCCAATGACAAGAACAGCCAGCGCAGCGACGTGGGTGAGGATCTGCCCCCTCtctgtccccagccctgctccttcaGTGGCCTGGCTGCTTGCTTTAACCCTTCCCTCATCCTCAGGCTGGCGGCTCTTTGACGACAGCACAGTCACCACTGTGGATGAGAGCCAAGTGGTAACCAGATACGCCTATGTCCTGTTCTACCGCCGGAGGAACTCTCCTGTGGAGAGACCCCTGCCAGGGCACCCCCCGGACCACCGAGCCGAGCGCACCCCCTCTGCCgaagctgctgccagccaggtGAGAGCTCGCATCCCTTTCAGCGCTGTCAGAGCCCACAAAGCCTTGAGCCGTGCCCATGGGCAGGGCCTGACCTGTCTCTGCCAGCACCCGTGGCACCTGGCATGGCACCGCTGCCATGCTTGCCCCTCTTGGACACTGAAGAGCTTGCGCCAGCCAGGCGCTAGGGCCTGTGGTGCCCTGTTCTTGCTGTTAGCATGGGACCCTCTCTGCACTGAGGGACTATAGGAGAGCTGGTTCGTGTCATCAGGGTGGGAGGGCGCAGGACCGGGCTCGCTCTGCTGATGTCTGCACCGGAGGCAAGCTGTGTGCGGTGTGGTAGGCACTGGCTGTGCCGGGGAGTGGTGAGAACCTGccctctgcagctgcactgcagtCGCGGGGGGGAGATGCCGTGTGCTGGGGCCCAGCTCAGGGCCAAGCTAGGTGCAAAAAAGGCAAAGGGCAACGCTGAGCCCTGGGCCTGGCAGCCTCCGCTGCGCGCTGCTGGAGACAGACCTGCCAGAGCGGGCTCTGCTGCCGGGCCGCTCGGCAGGGAAGGCGGTGCCGGTGGCACCGTGCTCTCAGCATGTGCTGGCGGGGAGCGGGCAGGCTGGTCTTCATGTGAGTGTCAGACACAGGGGGCACGGCTCAGCACCCTCCTGGCCAGCCccctgcatcctgggctgcagctcttccctctgtgGTCGGTGTGTGGGGTCTGAGGATGTTGCTCAGCTCCGCATGGCTGCACAGGGGGCTGTCTGGCTCATGCATTCCTCAGCCTGGCGCTGATTTTGGCATCGTGGCTCTCGGCTGGGGACAGGAGCTGCCTGTCCTTGGAGCCAGGGGCTGTCTGGCAAGTTGGTGTCTGCATGCCTAGGCTGCTCCTGTCCAGGGAGGCTTTCCATgtcctggagcagctcctgggcaACAGGCTGCCCTGGTCATCCCATGCTGGCAGTGGgatcctgcagcagctcaacGTACACCCCACAGCACTCCAGGGCTCAGtggtccctggcagtgctgaatCCCCATGGTGATGGGTGCACTGGATCCCCCTGGGGCCCCGTGGGTCCTTGGCAGTGCCAGATCCCCTCCGCAGTGGATGCATTGGATCCGGCAACGATGGGTGCACTGGATCCCACCGGGATCACCTGGATCCTCCCAAACACTGGGTGCTCTCCAGAGACCTGCTTCCTGAGTAACTACTCTGCATGATCACCGGCACACTGTGAAGGGCCAGGCTGTGACTGGCTGCTGCAGATAATCCTTCTGGAAGCTGGGCTACGATTGGCTGCCAGAGCATCCCCACCCACCcaagcagagctgtgactgGCTGTGCTGTGACTGCGCCTCCCgctcctgctgccccagctgccTCTGGATTGGCTGTTGGCTGGGAGATCCAGTTGAGATCACAAAAGCTGGGCTCTGattggctgctgcctgccccctTGCCGCTTGGACCTGCCAATGCCAGCGCATCAGCTCCACCAGGATCCGGCTCCGCTCCCTACAGCCCCATGAAGACCTTGCTCTGAGCACCAGTGCTGCCGAAGAGCATCGCAGCGGGGCGGGCGCGACAGTGCTGGTGCTGCATGGGGAGGCGGGCGGCTGGCTGGGCACGGGGCTGGGCTGGCACGCAGCCGCTGCCCCGGGGGATGGCAAGGGGTGTTGCCCGTTGTGTTCTCCAAGTGCTGACGCAGGTTTCCACATCGCAGGCTTCTCTGATCTGGCAGGAACTGGAGGCTGAAGAACAAGACACGCAGCTCGAGGCACCTCAAAGGCCTGCAAGAAATTCCTGGAGGCCCCGTGGCCAGAAGCGGAGTCCGGgcaccccccagcacccagatGAAGGCTGCATCAGATACTTTGTCCTGGCCACCACGGCCGCGATTGTGGCTCTCTTCCTGAACGTCTTCTACCCACTCATTTACCAGACCCGCTGGAGATAGGCACAGGCACACAGtgagctgcaggcacagggctccagagcatgctgcatggcagcaggacaAGCAGCCAGGAAGGACTCACCGAGGGAAGTGTGGAGCTGTcagctcctgcctctctgctctgcatCTCCGTGCCAGCCCAGACTCAGGAgcccctctgccctccctcACCCTTGCTGCATGTGGGGCAGACCTCGTGGCTACCTGCTGCTCAGGAAGGAATGTTGATGCTGCACATTGAGCACCTCTACTTGGTCCCAGGACAGAAGCAGAGACCTGCCAAGAGCCTGCTCCAAGGGCAGGATGCCCTGAGACAGTTCCTAGTCcagttgtgctgctgcaggacccCTGGGCCTGGTGTGATTGGGGCTCCTGGGCCAGCCCAGTCCCTCCTGTTGAGCTTCCTAGTGGCATCTGCCCCTACACCAGGAGTATTGTGCACTCCACCCCCATGCTGGGGCCTTGTCACCGAGGGCTGCTGTGCTTCCCCTTCACCCCTGCTGTGGATCAGGGTAATCGGAGCTGGGGTGCCAGTGGTTAGTAAAGCCAGGTTTTCCaaagagctgcagcatccctgtccTGGTGTGCTGTGACCCCCACACAGGGGCAGGGACTCTGCACTGGAGCCACCTCCCGGTGCCTGAGGCCACACTGGCACAGCTGGCATGGGGACTGTGCCCTGTGCTGCACCGGGGGCCGTGTgcaccctgtgctgcagcaggctcagggctgggctctgcctgcgACTGCCATGGGGCACGTGCCGGGTGTGAGGAGCCTGGCAGCACACGGCGCCGTGGGGTTGGGCCACGGGCTGCAGCTCCCGCGGTGTCTGACATTGAGACGTGTTGCCCTTGGCGGAGCGTGGCTCAGACTGCTCCGGCGTGTTTGGGTGTGAGAGGTGACTTCAGAGCCCTGTGACTTCCTTTTCCGTCTCCGTCGCTGTCCCACTGCCGGTGCCCTTGGCTGCCTCGGGAAGGATGCTTGGCAGGGAAGAGGCTCTCCTGTGTTAGTGCCTGCTGCTCAAGCAGCGCAGTGGGGAGCCACTTCCTCGATCCTGCACCTCTTTCTGCACGCGTGCCGCGCCGCGCCGAGTCCGTGCCGCGGGCTCTGCCGTGGTCATGAGGTGTCCGTCGTGGAACAGTCGCCTCATTGTCTGCAGCTCTTAGGCTCGCTGCCTTGCCCCGCTCACCCACAGCACCGGCCTCGTGCGGCTGACTCAGTGCCGGGCACCGGGGCCATGCCCTCTGCTCCGGCTGTGGGTCGGGACCcacatgctgctgcctgccctgcctggaGCTGGGTGGCCAGCAGGGCCCTCTCAGCCCTTGGAAATCCCCTCTGGTCCTGCGCTGGCAGCCGGCCTCACCGCTGCTGGCCCCGCGCCTGTGCCGGGGCGTCGGGCTCTGCTCAGACTGGCCCTGGCCGCGGCAGCCCCGGGGGCACGAGTGCCGGGCTGGGGAGAGGCTCAGCgtgctgcagcctggctctCCTCTGGCAGGCAGGTACCCCCGGGCACGCAGGGGCTGCCATCGCCTCCTGCTCTCCTGGCTGTACCTGCAGTGTGGGGTCCCGACACGGAGATGCTGTCCTACCCCACGAcgaaggagggaagaagatggGTGGGCAGGGTGCTGGTCTCCCTTCTCATCCCCACCTTCTGCTTGCAGGGTCTGCCCCCGGTGCCGTTTGGATCCGGCCTGGCCCCTGAAGCAGCCCCGGCCGCAGAAGGCCTCCCCGAGCGCTTCGCCAGCCCTGCCGAGCGCCCGACCCCCTCCTACAGCAGCATGGAAGAAGTCGACTGAGCATCATGGGCACTGCCGCGGGGGGTGCGGCCGGGCCGGGCACCGGGGTGGGGTCGGGGTTTGTCCTGCACTCATTAAACTCGCTCAACTCCATTCGGCTCCGCTGCCTGCTGTCCCCTGACGCCCTCTGCTGCTACTGACCCCCCCCGGGCACCGTGTCCTTTGCTGTCCCCCCACTCCTCTGGGTGCTCCCTGCTCGCTGTCCCCACCATGTCCCTCCGTGCCGGGTGTTTTTCTGTGCAGTGGAGGGGGACTCCCGGTGTCCCCTCAGTGCCTGGAGTCCGTTCGTGTACCCCGGCACCCGCTGTCATCGCCGTAGTGCCTGCAAATCTCAGTGCCCTACTGCCTGGTGATGTCCCCCGGTGTCCCCTAGCGCCGGTGCGGCGGGACTGCAAGTCCCGGTTCCGTACCGCTTGCTGTGTCCCGGTGCCGGTTGGTGTTTCGGCGCTTCCAAGTTCTAGCACGCGATGTGCTTTTATGTCGTAGTGTCCCCAGTGCCCGGTATCCCCCGGTACCCCCCCGGTGCCGGGACTGCAAGTCCCGTCAAGCCTCGGGCAGGCGTCACGTCCAATGGGGCTCGGGGGGCGGCGCGGCCGGTCGCTGCCTCCACCGCCTCCCGGTGCCGCGGCGCAGAGAGCCCCGGAGCGGCCGCGCGGCGCCGGCCCCGCAGCCCGGCTCTGAGccgcccgcccggcccggcccgccccgccgcgccccgccgcccTCAATGAGGTTCTTCCGACTCACCTTCAAGTGCTTCGTGGATTGCTTCTGaaccccccccctttcccctttccctgtaCCCCCCCTTTTCCCTACGGCCAACGGAGCCGTCCCCGACCCACCCGCGCTCCCCGGCCCCCCGCGACATGCCCCCGGTCCCCGCCGATAAGGCCGCCCCGCAGCCACCCGCTGCTGCCCCGCAACGAGACgatgccgccgccgccgccgccgccgctgctgctgttgctcccGCGGGCTCCGGTAAGCGGGAAACGACGGGGGAGGGATGAGGTTGGGAATAGcgggggggaaaaggggggggggggagaggggggaaggggaaaagggggggtCCACGGCCACGCGCGACCGCGCCGCCGCGGGGTGAGTCACCGCTCTGCATTGTGACGTCACGCGGCCTGACATCTGACGTCACGCTTCGCCGTGCGGTGGGGAACGGAGgaggcgcgggggggggggggggttccccccccccccccgcgcctcCTCCGTTCCCCACCGCACGGCCATGGGGTGACAGCACTGTATGGGGTGCCCCCCCCCTCCCATCCCCATCTCAATAGAGACCCGTAGGGAAGCGGAGGGTACGGACCCCCCCACGGCGGGTGAGGAACGGGCAATAACGGCACCGTTAGTGGGACCCCCCGGTCCCCCGAAAGCAACTGCAGCTCCGGAACGGGAGACGTGGGCCCgtcagatggatttcatcatgTCCTGCGTGGGCTTCGCAGTGGGGCTGGGCAACGTCTGGCGCTTCCCTTACCTGTGCTACAAGAACGGCGGAGGTGAGCCCCACAGACACGAAGTGTGTTGGGGGGGAGTCCCCACAGAGTCCTGTGGGGCACCACATGTTGCGTTAGAGCACCCCATAGCGTGTGTGTGGGGGTCACCCCATGATGGGGCCAGCTAGCCGTGCACCTCCCCGTGGTAAGGGCACATCCACGGGGCTCACGGACCACCCCACAGGTGCCTGCTGCAACCCACAAGGATGGGGGGTCCATGGGGAGCCCCCCATCACCTGCCTGCCCTGACCTACATCGGCGAGGGGAGGGCTCAGAGGCTCCTTCCCCATTCGCTGTGCCCAGGGCGGGCGgcacagggagggaagggggggtccgggggggtccggggggggcggcggcggctgaGCCGGCCCCGTTCCCTCCTTCCCCGGTCCCAGGCGTCTTCCTCATCCCGTACCTCATCATTGTCTTCGTGGGCGGCATTCCCGTCTTCTTCCTGGAGGTGGCCTTGGGGCAGTTCATGAAGCAGGGGGGCATCGCCGCTTGGAACATCGCCCCCCTCTTCAAGGGTAACgctgtgccctgcctgcaccccgcACCCTGCCcatgccctgcctgcaccctgcctgtGGCCCCGTGCGCCCGCAGCACCGAGGACACCGTCTGCCTGCGCCCTGCCCacaccctgcctgctcctgtgtACCTTGTCCACGTCCCGTTGCTCCCCTGCACCCTGGCCAAGGGCGGCAGCTGCCTGTCCCTGTGTCCCGTGCCATCCTGCACTGCCCTGCCTGCCGCTGTGGCtcgctgcctgctgctgccagcctccCCAGGGCATCCCTGGGGCTGACAGATCCTGGTGCTATGTGGCTATCCCCATCCTGTCCTGCCTGCGGCTGCCAGATTCCCGTGTCCCATCCCCAACAGCTCCCCCGGTCCCATCCCTACCAGCTCCTCCTTTCCCATCCCTACCggctcctcctttcccctccccaccagctccccctctcccctccccatcaGCTCCCTCTGTCCCCTCCTCACCAGCTCCCCCCTGTCCTACCTTGAGCTGCTCCGTGTTGTCACCATGTCCTGCCCtatccctgcctgcacccctcATCCCACCCCAGGCTCTGCCGTGGATGCCCACAGGCTCTGACCTCCCTGTGCCACAGGTCTGGGTCTGGCTTCCATGGTGATCGTCTTCTTCTGCAACTCCTACTACATCATGATCCTGGTGTGGGGACTCTACTACCTGGTGCACTCGCTGACGGACACGCTGCCCTGGGCCACGTGCGGCCACCCCTGGAACACGGAGCAGTGCACTGAGCTCTTCCACTTCGAGCTCTGCTACAATGCCAGCATCAATGCCACCGC is a window of Lathamus discolor isolate bLatDis1 chromosome 7, bLatDis1.hap1, whole genome shotgun sequence DNA encoding:
- the USP19 gene encoding ubiquitin carboxyl-terminal hydrolase 19 isoform X1, with the translated sequence MSSSTNAPGQRTVSRGLDDAANKKKQKDRANQESKEVSRSELEQAEAAQEKDSEEELLLDWKQNADEIIVKLNLGSEALKVEDVNASFTDRDCVLKLPDGRQWSCQFFEEIEGSCSKIQCKKGNFLHLVLQKKIPLHTWSSLLKRRKDGSKELAKGAVCWENGKEKAASAELASEEPRAESAELPRSRREASNPKRAPGRSEALGGKSPASPGTQSGPSAKRAVYLKVAPTEEEPNARITGSVEPSKGHSGRAGSRRNGRASHPDVPSALADLAVPLEKAVALAKETVPVEMPPLAATTEVFPHCIATCVEKRILQPGSSAEALRGRDCTPVLGESSKAVPVATPPLGRGNEKRDWSKDDVALEAAADEPEPFVSLTFVKNDSYEKGNDLVVVHVYVKEIHKETSKVLFREQDFTLVFQTSDTNFLRLHPGCGPHTVFRWQVKLRNLIEPNQCTYNFTVSRIDVCLKKRQSQRWGGLEAPAARGAVGGAKVAMPTGPTPLDKNPPGSNQHPLSSKEEARASDKEKPRVEDGGLDGVAARTAQEHVAVKQEPHIPSPKPTCMVPPMTHSPVSTESVEDDEDEDEKKKVCLPGFTGLVNLGNTCFMNSVIQSLSNTRELRDYFHDRSFESEINYNNPLGTGGRLAIGFAMLLRALWKGTHHAFQPSKLKAIVASKASQFTGYAQHDAQEFMAFLLDGLHEDLNRIQNKPYTETADSDGRPDEVVAEEAWQRHKMRNDSFIVDLFQGQYKSKLVCPVCSKVSITFDPFLYLPVPLPQKQKVLTVYYFAKEPHKKPIKFLVSISKENSSAMEVLDSVAHSVRVKPENLRLAEVIKNHFHRMFLPSNSLDTVSPTDLLFCFEVLSPELAKERVVELQVQQRPQVPSGPVAKCAACQKKQLSEDEKLKRCTRCYRVGYCNVACQKTHWPDHKALCRPENIGFPFLISVPESRLTYARLAQLLEGYARYSVSVFQPPFQLARMSPEQGLQPLLPDKLEPLPKSSCASATPAPELEDGDRTSSLLQEPPLSPAVPELHPEVRDTSTVRSKVLAARSSPLSLDSGFPEHVESQGDSCCEKEPSYERALKPEAAIPGYQHTPDSLSARATQFYINKIDAANREYKLEDKGDTPLELTDDCSLALVWKNNERLKEFVLVESKELECMEDPGSASEAARAGHFTLEQCLNLFTKPEVLAPEEAWYCPKCKQHREASKQLMLWRLPNVLSIQLKRFSFRSFIWRDKINDMVDFPVRNLDLSKFCIGQKGEQQLPVYDLYAVINHYGGMIGGHYTAYARLPNDKNSQRSDVGWRLFDDSTVTTVDESQVVTRYAYVLFYRRRNSPVERPLPGHPPDHRAERTPSAEAAASQASLIWQELEAEEQDTQLEAPQRPARNSWRPRGQKRSPGTPQHPDEGCIRYFVLATTAAIVALFLNVFYPLIYQTRWR
- the USP19 gene encoding ubiquitin carboxyl-terminal hydrolase 19 isoform X5, translated to MSSSTNAPGQRTVSRGLDDAANKKKQKDRANQESKEVSRSELEQAEAAQEKDSEEELLLDWKQNADEIIVKLNLGSEALKVEDVNASFTDRDCVLKLPDGRQWSCQFFEEIEGSCSKIQCKKGNFLHLVLQKKIPLHTWSSLLKRRKDGSKELAKGAVCWENGKEKAASAELASEEPRAESAELPRSRREASNPKRAPGRSEALGGKSPASPGTQSGPSAKRAVYLKVAPTEEEPNARITGSVEPSKGHSGRAGSRRNGRASHPDVPSALADLAVPLEKAVALAKETVPVEMPPLAATTEVFPHCIATCVEKRILQPGSSAEALRGRDCTPVLGESSKAVPVATPPLGRGNEKRDWSKDDVALEAAADEPEPFVSLTFVKNDSYEKGNDLVVVHVYVKEIHKETSKVLFREQDFTLVFQTSDTNFLRLHPGCGPHTVFRWQVKLRNLIEPNQCTYNFTVSRIDVCLKKRQSQRWGGLEAPAARGAVGGAKVAMPTGPTPLDKNPPGSNQHPLSSKEEARASDKEKPRVEDGGLDGVAARTAQEHVAVKQEPHIPSPKPTCMVPPMTHSPVSTESVEDDEDEDEKKKVCLPGFTGLVNLGNTCFMNSVIQSLSNTRELRDYFHDRSFESEINYNNPLGTGGRLAIGFAMLLRALWKGTHHAFQPSKLKAIVASKASQFTGYAQHDAQEFMAFLLDGLHEDLNRIQNKPYTETADSDGRPDEVVAEEAWQRHKMRNDSFIVDLFQGQYKSKLVCPVCSKVSITFDPFLYLPVPLPQKQKVLTVYYFAKEPHKKPIKFLVSISKENSSAMEVLDSVAHSVRVKPENLRLAEVIKNHFHRMFLPSNSLDTVSPTDLLFCFEVLSPELAKERVVELQVQQRPQVPSGPVAKCAACQKKQLSEDEKLKRCTRCYRVGYCNVACQKTHWPDHKALCRPENIGFPFLISVPESRLTYARLAQLLEGYARYSVSVFQPPFQLARMSPEQGLQPLLPDKLEPLPKSSCASATPAPELEDGDRTSSLLQEPPLSPAVPELHPEVRDTSTVRSKVLAARSSPLSLDSGFPEHVESQGDSCCEKEPSYERALKPEAAIPGYQHTPDSLSARATQFYINKIDAANREYKLEDKGDTPLELTDDCSLALVWKNNERLKEFVLVESKELECMEDPGSASEAARAGHFTLEQCLNLFTKPEVLAPEEAWYCPKCKQHREASKQLMLWRLPNVLSIQLKRFSFRSFIWRDKINDMVDFPVRNLDLSKFCIGQKGEQQLPVYDLYAVINHYGGMIGGHYTAYARLPNDKNSQRSDVGWRLFDDSTVTTVDESQVVTRYAYVLFYRRRNSPVERPLPGHPPDHRAERTPSAEAAASQGLPPVPFGSGLAPEAAPAAEGLPERFASPAERPTPSYSSMEEVD